The window CGTGGGCCTCACGCAATTCCGGCGGGCCATCCGGGCAGTTCAGGATGAATACGGCTTCACCGCCCTGCCCCCAGACGTGGACATGCGCGGGACGATGGTCAGCGGGATAGATCACCACGCGCAGGGCGTTGAGTCGCAGGACAGTTGGCATGAGAGGAGTTTATCTTAAACCTAAGCGCTTGGGAATATATTCTTGACAATTGCATAACTAATTGATATATAACGATAATTATCTACGTATCTGGTAGGGATGATAACTATGAAGAAAGATGAGCATAGAACTGACCAAGCTAGCCGCCGCTGGAAGGCGCGTGTTGAAAAAGTGGTTAACTCACGTTTGAGTCACCACATGG of the Paracoccus sp. SCSIO 75233 genome contains:
- a CDS encoding DUF4160 domain-containing protein, translating into MPTVLRLNALRVVIYPADHRPAHVHVWGQGGEAVFILNCPDGPPELREAHGFTIRDVRRIETDLGPHIAALCTEWSAIHGDF